A stretch of Acidimicrobiales bacterium DNA encodes these proteins:
- a CDS encoding ferritin-like domain-containing protein, which yields MSDRYDGAATHGAPAIETTVADAAQAWSVESPSTSVLDFNYTHGRDQLLRLYDKGTRRQWIGSDRLDWDLDVDPSRPIGMPDEAHPLFGSPWWDKFDRKEKDLAHREFEAWRLSQFMHGEQGALISVAKIVQTVPNIDSKFYAATQTIDEARHVEVYSRYLHEKIGLVYPINGNLASLLHDTVGDRRWDITYLGMQVLIEGLALASFGLIRNMASEPLAKAINAYVMQDEARHVMFGRLALRDYYPQLTDAERTEREEFCVDACYRMRDRFMAEEVWERLDLPPDATKWVDESELFRQFRVYLFTRIVPVIKDIGLWGPKIREAFEDMGVIGFAESDIDAEMASDEAAAEEFDRHHLEHVQAVATGS from the coding sequence ATGTCAGACCGTTACGACGGGGCCGCGACCCATGGCGCTCCCGCGATCGAGACGACCGTTGCGGACGCAGCTCAGGCGTGGAGCGTCGAGTCTCCAAGCACGTCCGTGTTGGACTTCAACTACACCCATGGACGCGACCAGTTGTTGAGGCTTTACGACAAGGGCACCCGCCGGCAGTGGATCGGGTCCGACCGCCTCGACTGGGATCTGGATGTCGACCCGAGCCGCCCGATCGGGATGCCCGACGAGGCCCACCCCCTTTTCGGTTCGCCGTGGTGGGACAAATTCGACCGGAAGGAAAAAGACCTCGCTCATCGCGAGTTCGAGGCGTGGCGGCTGAGCCAGTTCATGCACGGAGAGCAGGGCGCACTGATCTCGGTCGCCAAAATCGTGCAGACCGTTCCGAATATCGATTCGAAGTTCTACGCGGCGACCCAGACGATCGACGAGGCCCGGCACGTCGAGGTCTATAGCAGGTACCTGCACGAGAAGATCGGGCTGGTCTATCCGATCAACGGCAACCTGGCGAGCCTTCTTCACGACACTGTCGGAGACCGCCGATGGGACATCACCTACCTGGGCATGCAGGTTCTGATCGAAGGCCTGGCGCTCGCGTCGTTCGGGCTGATCCGGAACATGGCCTCCGAACCTCTCGCGAAGGCGATCAACGCCTACGTGATGCAGGACGAGGCTCGCCACGTGATGTTCGGTCGCCTCGCGTTGCGCGACTACTACCCGCAGCTCACGGATGCGGAAAGGACCGAGCGAGAAGAGTTCTGCGTGGACGCCTGCTACCGCATGCGGGACCGGTTCATGGCCGAGGAGGTTTGGGAACGTCTCGACCTGCCACCCGATGCGACCAAGTGGGTGGACGAGAGCGAGCTGTTCCGTCAATTCCGGGTGTACCTGTTCACTCGGATCGTGCCTGTGATCAAGGACATCGGTCTGTGGGGACCCAAGATCCGCGAGGCGTTCGAGGATATGGGGGTCATCGGCTTCGCCGAGTCGGACATCGACGCCGAGATGGCAAGCGACGAAGCGGCGGCAGAAGAGTTCGACCGCCACCATTTGGAGCACGTCCAGGCCGTCGCGACCGGCTCATAA
- a CDS encoding fructose bisphosphate aldolase, whose translation MNAEQFDKVKSADGFIAALDQSGGSTPKALDLYGIPEDSYSGDAEMFELMHEMRTRIITSPAFNGDRILGAILFERTMDSDIEGRGSADYLWSVKRVVPFVKVDKGLADEVDGVQVMKPIPDLEPLLARAVQKGVFGTKMRSFIKLADDAGIKSIVDQQFELARVILNAGLVPIIEPEVDIRSPQKAEAEQLLKARILEQLEGLVPDQQVMLKLSIPDVDDFYSDFVAHPKVLRVVALSGGYTREEADARLTRNHGVIASFSRALTEGLTAQQSDAEFNATLDTSIQSIFEASRT comes from the coding sequence ATGAACGCGGAACAGTTCGACAAGGTCAAGAGCGCCGACGGGTTCATCGCGGCGCTCGATCAGAGCGGCGGGAGCACGCCGAAGGCGCTCGATCTGTACGGAATCCCCGAGGACTCCTACTCGGGCGACGCGGAGATGTTCGAGCTGATGCACGAGATGCGGACGCGGATCATCACCAGCCCGGCATTCAACGGCGACCGGATCCTTGGGGCGATCCTCTTCGAGAGGACAATGGACTCCGACATCGAGGGGCGAGGGTCGGCCGACTACCTGTGGTCGGTGAAGCGGGTGGTCCCGTTCGTCAAAGTCGACAAGGGGCTGGCGGACGAAGTGGACGGCGTGCAGGTGATGAAGCCGATTCCCGACCTCGAGCCGCTGCTAGCTCGCGCGGTTCAGAAGGGCGTGTTCGGGACAAAGATGCGGTCGTTTATCAAGCTCGCCGACGACGCGGGCATCAAGTCCATCGTCGACCAGCAATTCGAGCTCGCCCGGGTGATACTGAACGCGGGTCTGGTCCCGATCATCGAACCGGAGGTCGACATCCGCAGCCCCCAGAAGGCGGAAGCGGAGCAGCTGCTGAAGGCTCGAATCCTCGAGCAGCTCGAAGGATTGGTTCCGGACCAGCAGGTGATGCTGAAACTTTCGATACCGGACGTTGACGACTTCTACTCCGACTTCGTCGCCCACCCCAAGGTCCTGCGCGTCGTCGCTCTCTCCGGTGGTTACACGCGGGAGGAGGCCGACGCCAGGCTGACTCGCAACCACGGTGTGATCGCCAGCTTCTCTCGCGCCCTCACCGAAGGCCTCACGGCGCAGCAATCGGACGCCGAGTTCAACGCGACCCTCGACACCTCGATTCAGAGCATCTTCGAGGCCTCGAGAACCTAG
- a CDS encoding sulfite exporter TauE/SafE family protein, producing the protein MHGWDYFWLVLAGIGGGLTGSVAGLASVVSYPALLAVGLPPVSANVSNTVALVFSTVGSVAGSRPELTGQRARARRLAVSALLGGAVGATLLLLTPSDQFAKVVPWLIGAASLAVLLPRSRHDLPTVADTSAWELSLTVFVIAIYGGYFGAAAGVLLLAGLMIMTGESLPRSNAMKNLLLGLANAIAAVAFAVFGPVHWLAVLPLAAGFLIGGRTGPVVVRHAPTALLRILISLAGLGLAVHLGLDAYN; encoded by the coding sequence GTGCACGGCTGGGACTACTTCTGGCTCGTCCTCGCCGGCATAGGCGGAGGCCTCACCGGTAGCGTCGCGGGACTGGCCTCGGTGGTCAGTTACCCGGCCTTGCTCGCAGTCGGCCTGCCACCGGTGAGCGCGAACGTGTCCAACACGGTGGCGCTTGTCTTCAGCACTGTCGGATCGGTGGCAGGTTCCCGCCCCGAGTTGACCGGGCAGCGAGCCAGGGCCCGGCGTCTAGCGGTCAGCGCATTGCTCGGCGGCGCCGTCGGTGCGACACTCCTCCTTCTCACGCCGTCGGATCAGTTCGCCAAGGTCGTGCCGTGGCTGATCGGAGCAGCTTCGCTAGCCGTTCTTCTCCCTCGATCTAGACACGACCTCCCGACGGTTGCTGATACATCGGCATGGGAGCTCAGCCTGACGGTCTTCGTCATTGCCATCTACGGCGGGTACTTCGGCGCCGCGGCGGGAGTCCTCCTGCTGGCCGGCCTCATGATCATGACCGGCGAGAGCCTTCCGCGTAGCAATGCCATGAAGAACCTGCTCCTCGGTTTGGCCAACGCCATCGCAGCTGTGGCGTTCGCAGTGTTCGGACCCGTGCACTGGCTGGCCGTTCTGCCTCTGGCCGCCGGATTCCTGATAGGCGGCAGGACCGGCCCGGTTGTCGTCCGCCATGCCCCCACTGCGCTTCTCCGGATCCTCATCTCTCTTGCCGGTTTAGGGCTGGCCGTGCACCTCGGCCTCGATGCGTACAACTGA
- a CDS encoding AMP-binding protein, giving the protein MPTRLQQAAVLDLQTHGQDLPWLLSYWADRRPDHPALIWDPPGGPVRQWTYREMHDQVWRFAAGLERRGITKGDRVLIHADNSPEFVISWLACTVAGAVAVTTNTKSVAAEIRFFIEKADCVAAVTEPAYASLVAEAGPGLKWMVVTGDPVTDDRADDRFDSIFAEEPFTGRAPEPMLPFGIMFTSGTTNRPKAVVHTHANAIWASRLGSRNIDIGPDDRYLIYLPFFHVNAQSWSFFSVLGVGATAVLMPKWSTSRFWEVVARQRITHISLMPFCIPALASPDRPAETDLRVGVFGAIVPDWDRQFGLSVYAAYGMTETVTHAINGKPSEPNLPGTMGRVAHGYEIAVVDKDTGRLCSEGEPGELWLRGTRGIQLFLEYFDNQEANDAAFEDGWFKTGDIVVQGPGGNVFYRERDKDLLKVGGENVSARQVEETVGRVPGVGQVAVVGKQHDFLSQVVVAFVIKAPGAPDDAVLEQQVIAACEESLADFKVPRAVYFVNEFPTGTLDKLLKNKLREIADEQPAV; this is encoded by the coding sequence ATGCCCACGCGACTCCAGCAGGCCGCAGTGCTCGACCTCCAGACCCACGGCCAGGATCTGCCGTGGCTGCTCTCCTACTGGGCGGATCGTCGCCCTGACCATCCGGCGTTGATCTGGGACCCCCCAGGAGGCCCGGTACGGCAGTGGACCTACCGGGAGATGCACGACCAGGTGTGGCGCTTCGCGGCCGGCCTCGAACGCCGGGGCATCACCAAAGGCGACCGGGTCCTGATCCACGCCGACAACAGTCCGGAGTTCGTGATCTCCTGGCTCGCCTGCACAGTCGCGGGCGCGGTGGCCGTCACAACCAACACCAAGTCGGTCGCCGCGGAGATCCGCTTCTTCATCGAGAAGGCCGATTGCGTGGCGGCCGTCACCGAACCCGCTTACGCATCATTGGTTGCCGAGGCTGGTCCCGGCCTGAAGTGGATGGTCGTTACCGGCGACCCAGTAACTGATGACCGGGCCGACGACCGGTTCGACTCGATCTTCGCCGAGGAGCCGTTTACCGGTCGGGCACCGGAGCCGATGCTTCCGTTCGGGATCATGTTCACGTCCGGTACTACGAATCGCCCGAAGGCCGTGGTGCACACGCATGCCAACGCGATCTGGGCGAGCAGGCTGGGGTCGCGCAACATCGACATCGGCCCGGACGACCGGTACCTCATCTACCTCCCCTTTTTCCATGTGAATGCCCAGAGTTGGTCGTTCTTCTCGGTGCTCGGCGTCGGTGCCACCGCGGTCCTGATGCCGAAGTGGTCCACGAGTCGCTTCTGGGAAGTGGTCGCCCGGCAGCGGATCACCCACATATCGCTTATGCCGTTCTGCATACCTGCACTCGCATCGCCCGACCGGCCCGCCGAGACCGACCTGCGCGTTGGAGTGTTCGGCGCGATCGTCCCGGACTGGGACCGCCAGTTCGGCCTGTCGGTCTACGCCGCCTACGGCATGACGGAGACGGTTACCCACGCAATAAACGGCAAGCCGTCCGAGCCGAACCTGCCGGGCACGATGGGCCGGGTCGCCCACGGTTACGAGATCGCAGTAGTGGACAAAGACACCGGCAGGCTGTGCTCCGAGGGCGAGCCCGGTGAGCTCTGGCTCCGCGGTACGAGAGGCATTCAGCTCTTCCTGGAGTACTTCGACAACCAGGAGGCCAACGACGCCGCCTTCGAGGACGGGTGGTTCAAGACAGGGGACATCGTTGTCCAGGGCCCCGGCGGGAACGTCTTCTATCGCGAGCGGGACAAGGACCTGTTGAAGGTCGGCGGCGAAAACGTCTCCGCCCGCCAGGTGGAAGAAACCGTCGGCCGGGTTCCCGGTGTCGGCCAGGTGGCAGTCGTCGGCAAGCAGCACGACTTTCTCAGCCAGGTAGTGGTCGCGTTCGTGATCAAGGCTCCAGGGGCACCCGACGATGCGGTTCTGGAGCAGCAAGTAATCGCCGCCTGCGAGGAGAGCCTTGCGGACTTCAAGGTTCCCCGGGCGGTCTACTTCGTGAACGAGTTCCCTACCGGGACGCTGGACAAGCTCCTCAAGAACAAGCTGCGGGAGATCGCCGACGAGCAGCCGGCCGTGTAG
- a CDS encoding sigma-70 family RNA polymerase sigma factor, with product MARSEVHDAGDAALIVAIARWREDALAEVYRRHGGAVYGLARRVLNDDARAEEVVQEVFVRIWHEPERFDPEKGSLRSFLLADAHGRAVDQVRSETSRRRREEQDARRTATSGYDLELEVWDLTLAEHVKTALGELPVDERRPIELAYFGGHTYREVATLLGEPEGTVKSRIRAGLRRLQVSLSGVNPTGAEP from the coding sequence GTGGCCAGATCGGAGGTGCACGATGCTGGGGATGCCGCACTCATCGTCGCTATTGCACGCTGGAGGGAAGACGCCCTCGCCGAGGTCTACCGCCGCCACGGGGGGGCGGTATACGGGCTGGCGCGAAGAGTGCTGAACGACGACGCCCGGGCAGAAGAAGTCGTCCAAGAAGTGTTCGTGCGGATCTGGCACGAACCGGAGCGCTTCGATCCCGAGAAGGGATCCCTGCGGTCATTCCTTCTCGCAGACGCGCACGGGCGGGCCGTCGACCAGGTCCGATCCGAAACCTCGCGCCGCAGGAGGGAGGAGCAAGACGCCCGCCGGACCGCAACGTCGGGCTACGACCTAGAGCTGGAGGTGTGGGACCTCACCCTCGCCGAGCACGTCAAGACCGCGCTCGGTGAGCTCCCCGTCGACGAGCGCCGTCCTATCGAGCTCGCCTACTTCGGCGGGCACACTTACCGAGAAGTAGCGACATTGCTGGGCGAGCCCGAGGGAACCGTGAAGAGCCGCATACGTGCAGGCCTCCGCCGACTCCAGGTCAGCCTGTCTGGCGTCAACCCGACCGGAGCAGAACCGTGA
- a CDS encoding anti-sigma factor has protein sequence MTHGEVQSLLGAYALDAVDPGEAAVIEEHLSECPRCRAEISGYRETAALLGNLGGDAPPDVWDRLASELAFERSQVERAPSPMKAPKVLQFRQRSQTSLPVIAAMVAAAAVIIGLLGVSTIRLQHRVDNLRNAVSAGGLQQAAAAAALDPNHTTVLLASADGRLNAQVVIQPDGNAYWVRSDLPRIDARHTYQMWGLSNGQIVSLGLLGSAPRLVAFRVEPGVSRLMVTAEQQGGRTAPSTAALIQGERPT, from the coding sequence ATGACCCATGGCGAGGTCCAGTCGCTGCTCGGGGCCTACGCCCTGGACGCAGTTGATCCCGGCGAAGCCGCGGTCATCGAAGAGCACCTCTCGGAATGCCCGCGATGCCGAGCAGAGATCTCCGGGTACCGGGAGACCGCGGCTCTGCTCGGGAACCTGGGCGGTGATGCTCCACCGGACGTATGGGATCGCCTGGCTTCGGAGCTCGCATTCGAACGAAGTCAAGTGGAAAGAGCGCCGTCGCCGATGAAGGCGCCGAAGGTGCTCCAGTTCAGGCAGAGAAGCCAGACGTCCCTGCCGGTGATCGCCGCGATGGTCGCAGCGGCCGCTGTCATCATCGGGCTGCTCGGCGTGTCGACCATCCGGTTGCAACACCGCGTCGACAACCTTCGCAACGCAGTGAGCGCCGGCGGGCTCCAGCAGGCCGCCGCGGCCGCGGCGCTCGATCCGAACCACACGACTGTCCTGCTCGCGTCGGCGGACGGGCGACTCAACGCGCAGGTCGTCATCCAGCCCGACGGCAACGCGTACTGGGTCAGGAGCGACCTTCCCCGGATCGACGCGCGGCACACCTACCAGATGTGGGGACTTTCGAACGGGCAGATCGTTTCGCTCGGTTTGCTCGGCTCCGCCCCTCGCCTCGTCGCGTTTCGTGTTGAGCCGGGAGTGTCCCGGCTCATGGTGACGGCCGAACAGCAAGGCGGTCGAACCGCTCCGAGCACGGCGGCACTGATCCAGGGGGAACGCCCGACCTGA
- a CDS encoding TetR/AcrR family transcriptional regulator, giving the protein MAIADIEGTWTPRRVKREATRRAIMDALEALLQAGSYEEVRIEDVMKTAGLTRTAFYRYFPDLESVLLAWIDIIGVEFNQAADLWLSFDVDPDEGVLTAMTALAEVWARHNGLVRGIFDAATTGSRVQFAWRQLVESFLGPVEQRLNDLARRGRISLPNREETARALVWMTERYFFETIGRGLGVSVEMAAATLTDIWRRVLFSQPS; this is encoded by the coding sequence GTGGCGATTGCCGATATCGAGGGGACGTGGACGCCTCGCCGGGTGAAGCGGGAGGCGACCAGGCGGGCGATCATGGATGCGCTCGAGGCTCTTCTCCAGGCCGGTTCCTACGAGGAAGTCCGCATCGAGGACGTCATGAAAACGGCCGGCCTCACTCGCACCGCCTTCTACCGTTACTTCCCCGATTTGGAGTCCGTGCTTCTCGCCTGGATCGACATCATCGGCGTCGAGTTCAACCAGGCCGCCGATCTCTGGCTGTCCTTCGACGTCGATCCCGACGAGGGGGTCCTGACCGCCATGACCGCGCTGGCCGAGGTGTGGGCCCGGCACAACGGCTTGGTCCGGGGGATCTTCGATGCAGCGACGACCGGTAGCCGGGTCCAGTTCGCCTGGCGGCAGTTGGTGGAATCTTTCCTCGGGCCGGTCGAGCAGCGACTGAACGATCTCGCTCGCCGCGGCCGGATCTCCCTGCCCAACAGAGAAGAGACGGCCCGCGCTTTGGTGTGGATGACCGAGCGATACTTCTTCGAAACGATCGGACGTGGTCTCGGCGTCTCGGTCGAGATGGCGGCAGCGACGCTGACCGATATCTGGCGCCGGGTCCTTTTCAGCCAGCCAAGCTGA
- a CDS encoding DUF2505 domain-containing protein: protein MKTIREESHYDHSPQDVFALISTGAFQLEIISHIGGKDGEVVEQTVSPDGGVKVVTRQRTGIELPGFAKRLIPANTTVTQTYEWRPPAEDGSRKGTWTADIKGAPISMGGPTELRAAESGAVHVFEGEVRASVPLVGGKLESFALDNFHRELERTAQFTADRLAGSRG from the coding sequence ATGAAGACCATCCGCGAGGAGTCGCACTACGACCATTCTCCCCAAGACGTGTTCGCTCTGATTTCGACCGGTGCCTTCCAACTGGAGATCATCTCGCATATCGGCGGCAAGGATGGTGAGGTGGTCGAACAGACGGTGTCGCCCGACGGCGGAGTGAAAGTGGTTACGCGACAGCGCACCGGCATCGAGCTACCCGGGTTCGCCAAGCGCCTGATCCCGGCCAACACCACCGTCACGCAGACTTACGAATGGAGACCTCCCGCCGAAGACGGATCGCGTAAAGGAACATGGACCGCGGACATCAAGGGGGCTCCCATCTCGATGGGCGGGCCGACCGAGTTGCGGGCGGCAGAGTCGGGTGCTGTCCACGTGTTCGAAGGCGAAGTGAGGGCGTCCGTTCCTCTGGTGGGCGGGAAGCTGGAGTCGTTCGCCCTAGACAACTTTCACCGCGAGCTCGAACGCACCGCTCAGTTCACCGCCGACCGGCTGGCGGGAAGCCGGGGCTGA